gcccgcttctcctctctcttctctcttctctcatcCGCCTCAGCATTtagccagcttacaacctgttattatacttgctcttgcATGGAAAAGCCTAAGTGGCTAATAAATGACCATTGCTTGTGCTTGGAAGTACTAGTACGAAAGAAGAAATTAGTCAGGGTCTGTGGAATATACTATGAGCTACGGAGGCAATGATACAGCAAAATGACCATCGCAAGTCAGTACTAGTGTCTAGTGTAGTAATTAACATGCAGCCAACTTTGTTAAACTAATAAGTGGCATAGCCTAATAAGTGGGCAAATGACCATTGCTTGTGCTAGTAACTAGTAGTACGAAATAAGAAATTATTAGTCAGAGTCTATGGAATATATTATGAGCTGCCAAGGCAATGATATATGACATAAGTAATTTAGTCAGTACACAGTACTAGACTACTAGTAGTAACATGCATCCAACTTTGTAAAACTTTAAACAGCTAAAGCTTGAAGCCTAGACTACTCAATGCTTCCGTTGTCACACATTCATGCATCTCAGTAAGAAATGTGTTTCCCATGTTGAATTTTCTACTTAGTGGTAACATGCAGCCAACTTATTAAGCACGTATTAGTCTTGTCGGCACATGAACATTGTATATTAAGAGGTCAACAGCTATACACTGATTCGTGGATCAAGTTAATCCACCCCAAATAAACCCGTCCTCCACTCCTGCTCGTCGCCATTGGCGAGCTCTATCCACTGTACTTTCTCTCCCTCCACTCGGCAGTGTCGGCCCAACCTTAGCAGCCATGTTCCCGTTCCCATCGAACGGAAAACGGGAACGGGAACTTAAGGTATCATTTTATAACGTGGGAATGAGAACATTCGCGTTTCCGGAACGTAGACGTTCCCGAAACGGGGGAACATGGGAACGGGAACGTGGGTCATGTTTCCGTTCCCATGCTGCTAAAGGACCAACTCCCTCGTCTTTAAAATTAGAGTCTGTCTACTATACAActatgtgttttatgcagttttaacatatgaatttttttgcaccataggattaagatccaacagcctccacccttcttctacctccagcctctaacctccacagatcacagatcacagatcacaattttttttttctatggaaggacaaatcacagatccgtcgccgccgccgacgccatgGCCGGCGCGGAGAGGCGcgccgggcgcgggcgcgggcgccggggcgagctcgccggtcgctgtcgccggcgccggtggtcaccggtgagaaagagagagggagagacataaaaaaaaatccatgtatttttttgtgctaaaacacatgtgtgttgtatagtatTTCTGTTTTAAAATGTCTCCCACGCTATCAGCTGACAGCTACTGCGCCCTCCGGTTAATATGAACTAGTTAAATTCAATTAATGTTACGAGTTACCACAAGTTTGGCCGAGGCGGCGACATCTAGCCGGTGCGCGCCTGCGCGGCCACCGGAGGGATTGAACTCTCCCGGACGCAGATACCTCGGTCGAGCTCCTCAGCACACCGCCACACTGCCGTCTTTACCGAGCCTTATTGGCCCGTTGTGGCTGCTCTAAGCGTACCAAGAAAGCAGACTGACTTAAAGTTATGGTAATTTAGATCTTGCACGAAATGATTAGTAAGTTTAGGAACAAAAATATACATTTTGAAAATGTATAGGCATCTAGATGACACCTCAAATACCGGTGTATTTTACTCTAAGTTTGTGCCACCGTGAGTTGTCTGGCACCATGGATTACCACGTAGGCTAACGGGTCAGATCAAGGCCTATTAGGACCTCTGTTGGAACCCACTACGTACAAGTTTAGACTTTAGAAACTAAAAAGTAGTCATTTCTAAAGTTGGAATACCGGAATGGCACAACAAGCTATAAGTTTGAACACCGGTACTGAATTTTACTCAATTTACATTTATATGGACAGCGGGAGGTAATAATAATGAAATAAAAGACTCTTGGATGTAATGTAATCATATATGATAGAACCTAGCATACACTGATACACACGAACACCTCAGCATACACATGCAAGTTGCACTCTACAAgaattttcataaaaaaaaagagaaggtaCGAGTGAACAACAACACGACTTGAAACGTggtacatgcatatgcatgcatatacCGAGTAAATTAAGCAGCAGCCTCTGACGCAGTGATGGCGCCGCAGCCGTCGACGAAGCGGGCGACGGTCTGGATGAGCTCGCCGGTGGCCTCGGACGCCGGCTCGTGCAGATAGAACCCGTGGGGCTTGCCGGCGAACTCGGCGAGCTCCACGGGCTTGCCCATCGCCACCAGCCGCTCCGCGTAGTCGACAGTGCGGTCGCGGATCAAGTcgaggccgccgaccaccacgAGGACCGGCGGGAAGTCCACCGAGCCCAGGTCGGGGCTGTCCGGCCCGAACGGGTTCGCCACTGGGTGGTCCCTGGTGGCGCCGGTCGGCAGCGACAGCCGCCAGAACCGGTCGACCAGGTCCAGGTTCGGGAACGCCTCCTCCGGGCACTCGGCCTCCGAGACCGTGCGCCGGACGCCGCCAAAGAACGGCATGAACAGAACGTAGCCGCGGACCGTCACAGGGCCTGGCTCTGGCTCCGCCGCGGCTGAGCCGCTGCCACTGCCAGCGCGCACGGCGAGGTGGTGCGCGATCGTGCCGCCCGCGGAGTCGCCGGTGACGAACACGCGCCCGAAGTCGGCGGCCTCCGCGAGCCATCCGTCGGAGGCGGCGCCGCCCGCGGACTGGTCTCGGAGCCAGCGCATGAATCCGGCCCCGTCGTCGAAGGCCGCGGGGAGGCGGTGCTCGGGGGCCAAGCGGTACCCCGCGGAGAGCACGACGGCGCCGGCGTCCGCGGCGAGGCGGAGGCAGAACTCGTGGACGTTCGCCCACGTGCACGACCCTAGACAGAAGCCGCCGCCGTGGAAGTGGACGAGCACCGgaagcttcttcttcttccccgcggacgcggtcggcgtcggcgtcggcttgTACATGCGGACGTGGAGGTTCTTGGCCTTGTCGTAGACGGCCTCCTTCCACTCCACGGACGGGTGGCTGCCGGGGAAGGTGGTCGGGCAGAACACTGGGCCTGCCGGCGACCGGAGCACGGTGCCGTCACTGAGCACGCGCAGGAAGCCGAAGAGGTCCTCGGCGACCTCGTTAGCCGTCGCtgcggcggtgcagcaggcgGCGGCCGAGACGGCAGGCATGGTTTGCCAACTTCACTTCAGTCAACCTCGGAAGACAACAAGTCAAGAAGGCTGGCTGAGCTGAGGATCTCCAGCTGCCTAAACCGTCTTATATATAGCTAAGCTAGCCATCCCGTGGTGCGGTGGTGGTGAAAACTAAAAATAAGAGCGTTGCGCATTTTGATTTGATAGAAGTAGTATGCCCTTGGTTCTATCGAGCATGATGTAGCGTCTTTAGCTAGCAGTAACCCCACAGTAGCAAAAACACGTTAAGGCGACGTTGTCGGATTCAACTCAATCCACATGTATTAGGATGAATTAGAGTGGACCTTGAACTATGTTCCAACTTAATCCACCCCAATACACATGGATTGAGTTGAATTcgacaacatccaaacaaggcctaactgGGACCATATCgtgagagcatctccaagagtttctaaaacACTCTCTCAGTCTAAGATATTTTGCAAAATTGACGGGAAAAAAAACGACCAATTCCACCTTCCAATGTAATGgcacttagggcttgtttggttccTTTAATccgtggactaaagtttagtccctggactaaagtttagtccggaTCCTGTTTGGTTCCAGCGACTAAAGTCCATCAATGCAGTTGTATAAAGACAATATTACCCCTGTTGAGATGAAGATATTACAGCTGCTGGCTACGGGTGGGATGGGGAGTAATGAGGGGCAGGATTGTCTCCAGAACATTTTAGTCCAGTTTAGTCACCCCCTCATGGACTAGAGAACTAAACCCTTTAGTCTAAGTTTTAGTCCATGTGTTTGGCATTTTAGAGACTAAAAGTGAGCATTTTAGTCCACATTTTAGTTTATTCCATGGAGACAGACAGTCCCTTAGAAAAACTCACTCCCGCTGAAAAAGTCCGCGCAGTCGCAGTCGTGCGTATACCATCTGCTCGTTCTCACCTGCGTGtctgtgcctgctgctgctggccggCAGGGCGACTGCTGGGTGCTGGCCGGCAGGGGGCTGCTGCTGCCTGCCATGGCCAGCTGCTGCCAGCCTGTGCCTGTGTTGCCCGTGCCTGCTAGTGCTAGCCGGCAGAAATGCTGCTGCTGCCTGCGCCTGGTGCAGGATGGCCGACTGGCGGCTGTTGGCTCCCCCTCGGCTGCAGGTCGCTGCTGGCCGCGACCTGGATGGAAGCACAGTGCACAGACTCGATCTCCTTCGAAAAAATCCGCGCGGCGTCAGGAAAGTTTCCCATAATCtatttttaatatttttggaGTTACTTTTTAGAAAATGTTGGAGAGATCTTTCTTTCATGTTCCAAATATTATTGGTGaattgggtactcttggagatgatgTAAGGTTTCAACCAAAAGTAACGAGCATCTCAATTGGTATCACAAGACATTCATATATACATCCTCTTTTTCCAAATTGTAAATTATTCTGACTTTTTAatatatagtttttgatatatatctagatatacatagtaaaaactatatatctagagAAAAAAGAACGACTTCCAATTTACAAAAGATAGAGTAGTAATTATTTGATTTGCTAGTCTTTTGTGGTAAACTGGTAATGATTCTTTTTATCGAGGGTAAGCCTCAATCGTATTTTTGCTTCTTTACTTGGGTTTCAAAAAATGGTAAAGTATATTGTGTTGCGTGGTGGCCTTTTTTTTCTTATGTGAGAGTATGGTAGCCTTTGAGACTTTGAGTAGCCATTTGCCAAATCCTGCGGATCAGATCGTACACCATGCGTGTGCACGCCATGTCTGGTTAGCAATTAGCAAGGCTTGCTTTAGCTTGATAGCTACATTCAGTTGCAAAGAAATGGGGACTGATTAGTAGCAATTGGCATGTCGCCATTGGCACATCGGTGAAGTAATGGCCTCATCATGCATGTGCTTAAAGAACAACACTTGGACCGCACATCACTTGAGCCCTTTTAATCCCTATTTCTTTTTTGTCTCCACCACTTATGGTGTTTAACTTGTCTATCTATGGAACCGGGCCCGGCCCTGGGGCAGGGCGAGCGGGGCACACGCTCCAGGCCCCTGACGCCAAGGGGCCCATTAGCGGCCAGCAGGTATGTGTTCTGTATACGTATATATTTTATATAGTTGAGCAGAGGGTCATAGCTTGTACAGACTGCAGATCACCCACCGCCCATCAATACTCAATATTGCTTGTACCGGTAGATACATGCTGGTTGCCGACTTGCCCTACTGCACTATAATCTATCTTCTAATCTTTCAATCTTTAGAACTAAGATTTGGGATCCGTGTTTATTGCAAGATCAAGGATTGGTATAGCCAAAGGCCAAAGCAAGCCTAATCGTATGAGGACGATGTTTATGTGATTCATAGTGTTTCCTCGTCATTAAGTTGCAGGTTTTTGCTCCGTTGTAAGTTGTTTTTAGTTCGTCTTAAGCCAAACTCCAACAAGCTTACAAATCTAATAAGTATTATTACTACTACTATGTTTATGTTGAGAGGCCCTGCTTGCTAGTTTCGCTCCCAGGACCGGCGCTGTATGGAACATCTGGGTGCTATAGTTCATCTTCTTGTTAGGTTGCCTTTTTCCTCCTAGATTATAAGCCATCAAGTGGTGGCCTGGTGGCTTTTCCACTTGGGATGAATCAACTAGTGGCGCTATTTTAGTCCACACTAGCAGTTTTAGGCTCTCTTTGGTAGGTATTTTGTTGTTGCCTCTCCACCGGTTTGATCAAAAGCCCTGTCAGACGTGCACACATGAGAACGGCTTCTAAAGTTGAAACCAAGCCAAAAAATGGTGAAGCCAAAGCCATTTTTTTAGAAGCCTAAATATGTGGGTTTCATGGCTCCACTGTTTTCGGAGAAGTTCAAACCCTACCATCTACCAAAGAGAGCCTTATTCGGGTTAGTTTTAGAAAAGTGTTTTTTCACAGTGCACCCTACCGTAGATTTTGAGATTTATTGGCTGAGACAGTGGGTCACAAGTTATTATAAACAAAAATTCACCTTATGCGAAGTCAGGGAATTATAGGTTATCATCGTTGTTGCCACCAATTCAAAAAGAAGGGGAAAAACTGGCCAGCCTTCCATGTTATTAGTGGAACTTGATTTGACCCAAATAATCGCAAATCCATTTTCGTGGAAGTCAGTGAAACAAACAATTGAGACAATTTATTTctcaggccccgttcgcttggctgataagccatggctgaaaagtactgttggctgatttgttgtgagagaaaaatattatttattcgctgaaaaagtacggcttataagacaagcgaacagggtcagTGCAAGCGACAGTTCTGCGACAGTTCTGGCACATGCATTCGCCCTGTTcatttgggcttgtttggtttataagtcatggctgaaagtactgttggtttgtttggtgtgaaagaaaaatactgttcgttggctgataagccatgacttataagtcaaatacgatcaagcgaacatgcaGATTATATTCAAATTCAGCTTGATCAGAAAAGAAACAATTGTAAAAGGAACGAATATACATTTACACCAGTTTGGTCGAATCAGATCCACCGACTGAAAATGAAAGGCCAATTAGGGTAATTAATCTCAGATAGGCAGAGTCGTCTCTTTCTTGATGACACGTTCTGAATCTGAAATCCTGCCAGGAAATCTGATCTGGGTGACGTGCAGGTGAAGATAAACTTCAAGAAAACTGACTGAAACGAACAAGTCAAAGCTTTTGAAAGATAAATGAATCTATACACGGTGGAAGGAAAAGCCGTGTTTTGTAGGGCTTGACTGATTACAAAGAGTGGGGTCTGCTTAGAGTACGAAATTGAAAAGATAGCCACGTTAAcagagatggaagagaagaaatGTCATGGATAGACGTCTCCAAGGAAGAAGCCAGATATATAAGTGAGAAGTCATGACCCATGATCTGATCACAAGATCCATGGGAAAACGAAGGCGTTAAATCCAATTTAGTGACCAGATGGGTCCAGAGCTCCAATAAGGTTTCGTACAGTGACTAGTGAGTGGCATGACTTTTTTGCCAATACAAATTAAAATAATTCTGATAGGACTAGTTTTATAAGGATgagtttttttccttcttttttttctctcaaagAAATCGTACTTTCCCTGAATTCTTCAGTTTACCATCAGTGTATGCATAGGAGGAACTAGGTATATTTTTCAATTATGAAGAAGGAAACAGATACCAAAATTTGAATCGAAGATAACTCAAACTTGGTGGTTGAGACATATATACAACACACCTCAATTCCAACCAGCTGAGTTGGGCTCATTTCttcaatattattattttatagaGGGCAGAGGCTAGGGTACCCTCCGGCTTCATTTTGAAAGCTTAAATAGGGGACCAGATTCTGTGGCCGGGGACGTCCCATCCTCTCAGCGAGAACGCCACCTAGggctcgaacccgggacctcCGTTTCCGGAGTTTGGTTACTTGACCACCCCGACCGAGCACCCTCCCCCAATGCtattattttgaataatcaataGGTAGGTTGGTCCTAGAAAATTATTGATTTTGTATGACGAAGGTTTGAACACTTTGATTGTCAGTACACGGCCTTTTTTTTGTTATGTTAAGATTAATTGCAGTTTTTGTTATCTTAAAATTTGTGCATTCTAGGGAGCATTTTTTTTGAGTTTTCATGTTATATAAACTAAAAAGGAACCTGTTACTTTATACTTTTCACTTGATACGACAACAATGATAGTACATGCGGTAGTCTTTTACATACGCCTCTAACTCTATGAGGTGTTgacatgtactccctctgtcccatttTATTTGCACGTTTAGGTTCATAGGAGACAACTTAGTACACAAGGCAAATGATAATATTACCCCTATCTCTTACTTATACGAATCCTGCCCTAGGAACCGGGCCACCAGATCGGGCCACGTTGCCCATTAACCCACGAGCCGTCGGATCAAGCCAAGTAGAGATATGGACCATCCGATTGCGGATCGGTTCGGGTCTCACCCATTAAGCCCCACACTGGTGGTCGCGAATCATGCCCCAGGAACCGGGCCACCAAATCGGGCCACGTCGCCCGCTAACCCACGAGCCGTCGGATAAAGCCAAGTAGAGATATGGATCGTCCGATTGCGGATCGGTTCGGGTCTCGCCCATTAAGCCCCACACTGGCGGTCGCGAATCATCAAGAATCCGCTCGTCCCTTCCGCATGCTCCGCCTCCTGCTACGGCGCGCATCTCCCTCCTCCTACTCGTCTGCTCATCCCTCGCTCCTCCCTAGACGGCGCGACGCACCGACGACAGCGTCGGCAACTAACGCTGCCTCtccttgttagattgatctcccaaccaataagcccaacggcctattgggccttggtcacacgccctgatcgggggcgcccaaccctacatggttggtgggcccccgtcgcactgcactatatatagaggtgggggccggtggctcgaggtacgaggttcaccgtgagccgcaaaccccaccgacaaaccctagaccgatctaagagggcgcgcagccagcgacgggaagctccgctgacttcgccgtcgtcactgctacgccgtccgtctgcactgcatcgacgtccgtgcaacctctactccacccgtcgctgcccgtgtgctgcctccatcaccgaagctgagatggccagctCAACCGTGACCCCCTCTGAGGGCTTAGGTTCAACACCAACACCCttaccctatctccctctcggtgtagtgttctaggtttaGATATGCATGTGCTATTACGGATCCAAGTGTCATCcgcctagatctaccctagtcgatccatAGAAATTAACAATGGCATCGGAGCTAGTCTGTCTAGTCGTAGATCTGGATCAGGGAAGAAAAgaaatcgaaccctaaccctagatcgggttcaggaaaagaaaagaaaagttacCCGAGAAGAAATCAAATCAGGGGAAAAGctatccaaaccctaaccctaacccaggaaggggaagaaagggaagagggtAGCCTACCTCGCGTTTGCGTGGCACTGCAGTCACGCCGGCGCATGGGGAAAAGATAGGCCGGCCGGGGGCATTGCTCGCTGGGATCCGGTGCCCGCTCGGTGACTGACTGAGAAAGAaaagaaccgatttcaaatcggaaaagcaaaccctaaccctaaaaaggAAGCCTACCTGGGCTTTTACCCACCGCCGGTGGCATCGCCACCACGCGGAAAGGAGACCGCGGCGTCGCTCTCGAACGGCGCGCGGGACAGAGCCGAGATCCGGCCGGCGGATGTGCTCAGGGCACCAACGCGaggccgctcgatggcggcgcgctcacccaaaggggagcgcgcgcaccggcgaggggGCCCACGGCGGCGCCGTACTTCCTTTTCCttccggccgccatggccggctccACTGTGGCTCTGGTGCGCGGCGCGAAGAGAGAGAAGGGGAAGACAGAATGGAGCTAGGGTTGAGGGAGGCGCGGCCGGCCGGGGTTTTGATGCCCCGAGCTGTGCGCTCCACCGTTCGATCTAGATGGACGGACGGAGATGATCGGGCCAGCGCTGCAGCCCAGGCGGGATAGGGCGCGAGGCcaaattcccggcccaggcccaggttgcggcctgggcgcgggggagcgcgcGCCACACGGCTGGGCCGCGGGCAGCTGGGCCGGGAGAGCTGGCGCGCGCGCGTGAAGCAGGCCATGGGCCGATTTCGCTGGGTCGCGCGCACTGTTGCTGGATCGGGCCGAAATGGCCAAACAAATAGTACAGTcacagttttttgtttttcttattttccatAAAACaatttgatcaatttgaattgaatttttatgataattttctgtacaaaatttatgcaacgatattttttgttcagtaaatagtaaagttgcttctggaaaataggaaaatgattattgaatgttaatgtttccgctgcgtatttaaagtaattatggacttttaattaaattcgaaccaacgggagaatttgattttaagagccaagagataaatatgagttgattatgatattgttattttctgaccaatattgttaatagcaatattataattttaatgattatgcattatttctatttctgcccaatggtgatatagatttaatgtataaaataattgtatgttttaattttgaccaacgttaaactaaggcatgcaattattgttgttattatttgtgttctcacactatttgaattgtgttttcaggaggatacaacttgatgagttgtatcaaatagatccccactctaaaaggtgataactatattgagtggaagaaaaagatagacatgtctttcatcctcgctgaggtggactgggttgtcaccacaccattCCCtagagaacctgtggcaccggtgagggagatagatgagactgatgctgcatggcagaacagagagcgggactttgctcccgtaaagatgtcttttgaccttaaaaatagaaagtgggtcacagccaataagaaatgtttggctgtgataaagaatacaattgagcctgcaatagtgggctcaattccagactgtgacacggtcacagagtacctagaaagaataaagagtcagttcactggctcttcaaagacatatgcaacccaactgatcaagcagctggtaacagaaaggtactctggtggcggcagtggcattagagagcacatactgagaatgagcaatctggcatctaagttCAAAttaatggatttggcactcaaggatgagtttcttattcatttgatttttgcttctttgtccaaagaatttgacacctttgttgttaattacaacatacagcctgaaaatgggatttagaaaagctcatagccatgtgtgtgcaggaggaggaaaaaataaaagtttcacagggtggtactgttaactacctaaaagataagaaaaagatctATAacaacagctcttcctccaagtcatctagaaaaggtcccatgcaacagtctcagaacaagcaattcccagtggataaagaTCAATGTCTTCATTGTAAGGGCAGGGGACATTACAAGCAAAATTGTCCTGATTtcctaaagatgattatgaaaaagaaaggtgagaacattattacgttcgtaaatgaatccttgtatgttaagttttcaaaatctacttggtggattgattcaggtgcaactattcatgttgctaattctttatagggattccgttcgataagaactttgcaaagaagcgaaagtttcattaaagtcgcaaatggagtacaagcagatgttgaggccgttggcgatcttccgctagagcttgctgatggcttcatactttttcttagagatgttctttatgtaccttctttgcaaagaaacttgattagtgtatcaaagttggaccatgatggttatgattgccattttgaaaatggcaaatgtcagatattgtttaataatagatgtattggtcttgccttccgacaagacgagctttatttgttatcacttcgtgaaaatgtgaattccgtatgtgatgtgaataaaaatgtatcctcatcgaacaatggaaacagaaaacgaaagagagcttacgatgcgttgtcgaaattatggcactgtcgtttaggccatatttcgaggggaagaatagaaagactagttaagaatgatattcttcctccattagagctctcagatttagaacaatgtagagattgcataaaaggaaagtatgtaaagaaaattaagaaagatgccaaacaaagcgtaggaattctacagattattcacacagacatatgtggtccttttcctatgaaaagtgt
Above is a genomic segment from Miscanthus floridulus cultivar M001 chromosome 3, ASM1932011v1, whole genome shotgun sequence containing:
- the LOC136545245 gene encoding carboxylesterase 15-like; the protein is MPAVSAAACCTAAATANEVAEDLFGFLRVLSDGTVLRSPAGPVFCPTTFPGSHPSVEWKEAVYDKAKNLHVRMYKPTPTPTASAGKKKKLPVLVHFHGGGFCLGSCTWANVHEFCLRLAADAGAVVLSAGYRLAPEHRLPAAFDDGAGFMRWLRDQSAGGAASDGWLAEAADFGRVFVTGDSAGGTIAHHLAVRAGSGSGSAAAEPEPGPVTVRGYVLFMPFFGGVRRTVSEAECPEEAFPNLDLVDRFWRLSLPTGATRDHPVANPFGPDSPDLGSVDFPPVLVVVGGLDLIRDRTVDYAERLVAMGKPVELAEFAGKPHGFYLHEPASEATGELIQTVARFVDGCGAITASEAAA